One part of the Candidatus Neomarinimicrobiota bacterium genome encodes these proteins:
- the murD gene encoding UDP-N-acetylmuramoyl-L-alanine--D-glutamate ligase, translating into MIYVEGKKVVVLGAQRSGLAAARLLSSQGSEVIVSESNPDLETPELVSKLKKWGVDYEFGEHSDQIFDANFAVISPGIPTRAKIADQLRWNNVPVVSEIEVAFWFADTPTIAITGSNGKTTTTELTADILNKSGLDAVACGNNGYPFSEAIYQSLQHNRHPIYVVEVSSFQLENIQLFSPHTAVLLNLTPDHLDRYRSFEDYIQAKMNIFNHQSRERYAVLNIDDPNIVKYTNVKARVIPVSMNKHTERIADFENGFFNFKIKNVPYQIEESKILLPGLHNKYNIMSAFSAAASFLESSAGVTESLTTFKGVPHRLQYVDSKNNILFYNDSKSTNVDSVIVALKSFNQPVHLILGGRDKGIPFTPLNDQLEQIKHLYTIGEAADIIAFELDAKNITECKTLDKAVEKAYENAEPGDIVLLSPGCSSFDQFKNFEERGEYFMKVVKKLK; encoded by the coding sequence ATGATCTATGTAGAAGGAAAAAAAGTTGTTGTCCTGGGAGCTCAGCGAAGCGGACTGGCTGCCGCGCGTCTCTTGTCTTCCCAGGGCTCGGAAGTCATTGTCAGCGAAAGCAATCCGGATCTGGAAACACCGGAGCTGGTGAGCAAACTTAAAAAATGGGGCGTTGATTACGAATTTGGAGAACATTCCGATCAAATTTTCGATGCCAATTTTGCCGTCATCAGTCCGGGCATTCCAACCAGGGCTAAAATTGCCGATCAGCTTCGCTGGAACAATGTACCCGTTGTATCGGAAATTGAAGTCGCTTTCTGGTTTGCCGACACACCCACCATTGCCATAACCGGGTCAAACGGCAAAACAACCACAACAGAACTGACGGCAGATATTCTAAATAAATCAGGACTGGATGCCGTTGCCTGCGGGAATAACGGTTACCCCTTTTCCGAAGCGATCTACCAATCCCTGCAACATAACCGCCATCCCATTTATGTTGTGGAAGTCAGCAGTTTTCAACTGGAAAATATTCAACTTTTCTCGCCACATACCGCCGTCCTCCTGAATCTGACACCGGATCATTTGGACCGCTACCGTTCATTTGAAGATTACATCCAGGCGAAAATGAATATCTTCAATCACCAATCCCGTGAGCGTTATGCCGTTCTGAATATTGATGATCCCAATATAGTAAAATATACCAATGTAAAAGCCAGGGTCATTCCTGTATCTATGAACAAGCATACTGAGCGGATTGCAGATTTTGAAAACGGTTTCTTCAATTTTAAAATCAAAAATGTCCCCTATCAGATTGAAGAATCCAAAATTCTTTTGCCGGGGCTCCATAACAAATACAATATCATGAGTGCTTTTTCAGCAGCCGCATCGTTTCTCGAATCTTCTGCCGGAGTCACGGAATCCCTGACCACATTTAAGGGGGTTCCTCACAGACTTCAATATGTGGATTCGAAGAATAACATTCTGTTTTACAATGATTCCAAATCGACCAACGTGGATTCAGTAATTGTGGCTCTGAAAAGTTTCAACCAACCGGTCCACCTGATCCTGGGAGGCCGGGACAAAGGAATCCCCTTTACCCCTCTGAACGATCAACTTGAACAGATTAAGCACCTGTATACCATCGGGGAAGCAGCAGATATCATCGCTTTTGAACTGGATGCGAAAAATATCACAGAATGTAAAACTCTGGACAAAGCCGTTGAAAAAGCGTATGAGAATGCCGAACCCGGCGATATTGTCCTTCTTTCTCCCGGTTGTTCCTCTTTTGATCAGTTTAAAAATTTTGAGGAACGTGGTGAATATTTTATGAAGGTGGTCAAAAAACTCAAATGA
- a CDS encoding cell division protein FtsW — MNGRTATYPGYVLLLKLSLALLVLLGTIMLFSASSQISLERYGNSNAYFLHHLQRLFMAVLLGIACYLIDYRTFRKHIRLIYILTIAAVILPFIQNMISGRSDPARWIRTGVLTIQTAEILRFTLIIYLATYLSSRKEEIISYKQGLLPALITLGIPILLIALAPDFSTAVILLLITCIVLYVGGIPLKHLLVTTFPILLGAFVYVRISDYRWNRVLVYLGKESNISGSSYQINQSLISLANGRLTGTGLGKSMLKNLYLPEAHTDFIYSIIGEEWGFLGAGFFILLFVFIFISLIRLSMDVRDMYGKYIVFGINISFVLYALFNMGVTVGLFPVTGLPMPFVSYSGSQLLVNGALLGILFRIIRETFNSETVYKTY, encoded by the coding sequence ATGAATGGTAGAACCGCAACATATCCCGGATATGTCCTGCTCCTGAAACTGTCTCTGGCACTTTTGGTGCTGCTGGGAACTATTATGCTCTTTTCCGCCAGCAGCCAGATCTCTTTGGAGCGCTATGGGAACAGCAATGCCTACTTTCTCCATCACCTCCAGCGGCTTTTTATGGCAGTCCTTTTGGGGATAGCCTGTTACCTGATCGATTACCGGACTTTCAGAAAACACATCCGGCTGATCTATATTTTGACCATCGCAGCTGTTATCCTGCCCTTTATCCAAAATATGATCAGCGGTCGGTCTGATCCTGCACGGTGGATCCGGACCGGGGTTTTGACCATCCAAACGGCGGAGATTCTGCGTTTTACCCTGATCATCTATCTTGCAACCTACCTTTCAAGCCGGAAAGAAGAAATCATTTCCTATAAACAGGGACTTTTGCCTGCTTTGATCACCTTGGGCATTCCCATTTTGCTGATTGCTCTGGCACCGGATTTTTCCACTGCTGTTATTCTGCTCCTCATCACCTGTATTGTTCTTTATGTGGGTGGTATCCCCCTGAAACACCTTTTAGTAACCACTTTCCCCATTTTATTGGGTGCCTTTGTTTATGTCCGGATTTCCGACTACCGCTGGAACCGTGTTCTCGTGTATCTCGGAAAAGAATCCAATATATCCGGCAGCTCCTATCAGATCAACCAATCACTGATCAGTCTGGCAAACGGCCGGCTGACAGGTACAGGGCTCGGTAAAAGCATGCTGAAAAATCTGTACCTTCCTGAAGCTCATACGGACTTTATCTATTCCATCATCGGGGAAGAATGGGGCTTTCTGGGGGCCGGATTCTTCATCCTGCTCTTTGTTTTCATCTTTATCAGCCTGATTCGCCTTTCCATGGATGTCCGGGATATGTACGGAAAATATATCGTTTTTGGTATCAACATATCATTTGTCCTTTATGCCTTGTTTAACATGGGAGTGACGGTGGGACTTTTTCCTGTTACCGGTTTACCCATGCCTTTTGTGAGCTATTCGGGCTCACAACTTCTCGTCAACGGTGCTTTACTGGGCATTTTATTTCGAATTATCAGGGAGACATTTAACTCTGAAACAGTTTACAAAACATATTAA
- a CDS encoding UDP-N-acetylglucosamine--N-acetylmuramyl-(pentapeptide) pyrophosphoryl-undecaprenol N-acetylglucosamine transferase, with protein sequence MLYWAFYFELSGRHLTLKQFTKHIKVLITGGGTGGHYFPALAIARKLKGVLIQQYPGFDIQFFYIGSSLGIEAQRKEKGLFHREYYIPIKGFARSLYKGAILNNLKFPFRLLKSIWIVKRIFKSVNPDIVIATGGYVSGVPGWEAIQRRIPLYIQEQNAWPGITTKILVKHARMLFYAYEDILPHLHIPPGARLIQTPNPVRSTLQLTDKPSALKKWALKGNRKTLFIFGGSQGSRSINQHVSKYAETWVRDLPLQLLWQTGPLHYDTVRNILRNRDHIHLHPFIEDMGTAYSAADLIICRAGALTLTELEYVKKPAVLIPLPSSAADHQFHNAKALEKRGIAVVITENQFDEGTLDTTVRNLITKPETLENLKNHFPETVEDGLSKIVQSIIEDIPF encoded by the coding sequence GTGCTTTACTGGGCATTTTATTTCGAATTATCAGGGAGACATTTAACTCTGAAACAGTTTACAAAACATATTAAAGTCCTGATTACAGGTGGAGGAACTGGAGGACATTATTTTCCGGCGCTTGCCATCGCCCGGAAATTGAAAGGTGTTCTGATACAACAATATCCCGGTTTTGACATCCAATTTTTCTATATCGGGTCATCTCTGGGCATTGAAGCACAAAGAAAGGAAAAGGGACTCTTTCACCGGGAATATTACATTCCCATAAAAGGGTTTGCCCGCTCCCTTTACAAAGGGGCTATTCTGAACAACCTGAAATTTCCTTTCCGTCTGCTTAAATCGATCTGGATAGTAAAACGTATCTTCAAATCGGTAAATCCGGATATAGTGATTGCCACAGGCGGCTATGTTTCCGGTGTTCCGGGGTGGGAAGCCATACAGAGAAGAATCCCTCTGTATATTCAGGAACAGAATGCCTGGCCGGGAATTACAACAAAAATTCTTGTAAAACATGCACGCATGCTTTTCTATGCTTATGAGGATATCCTCCCCCACCTTCATATCCCTCCCGGTGCCCGCCTGATCCAAACCCCGAATCCGGTTCGCAGCACCCTGCAATTGACAGACAAGCCATCGGCATTGAAAAAATGGGCTCTTAAAGGGAACCGGAAAACTCTTTTTATCTTCGGCGGATCCCAGGGTTCACGAAGTATTAACCAGCATGTATCCAAATATGCAGAAACATGGGTACGGGACTTACCGCTTCAGCTGCTGTGGCAAACAGGGCCCCTTCACTACGATACGGTCCGGAATATCCTCCGGAACAGGGATCATATCCACCTGCACCCGTTCATTGAGGATATGGGGACAGCTTACTCCGCCGCCGATCTCATCATTTGCCGGGCCGGTGCACTGACCCTTACCGAACTGGAATACGTAAAAAAGCCGGCAGTTCTCATCCCCCTCCCCTCTTCCGCTGCCGATCATCAGTTCCACAATGCTAAAGCCCTTGAAAAAAGGGGTATTGCCGTTGTTATTACCGAAAATCAATTTGATGAGGGAACATTGGATACAACGGTCCGGAATCTGATTACCAAACCGGAGACACTGGAGAATTTGAAAAATCATTTCCCTGAAACCGTTGAAGACGGGCTTTCCAAAATCGTGCAAAGTATTATTGAGGATATACCTTTTTGA
- a CDS encoding UDP-N-acetylmuramate--L-alanine ligase — MKTLFGHIERIHIIGIGGIGMSSIAEFLVSRGFKISGSDTNASPITARLKDKGIDVYTGHSAQNIQNAQLVVYSSAVPKDNPEIEEAKKRHLPVIKRPALLREILKLNHLSVGVAGTHGKTSTSSMLVSVLTRAGLDPTAIIGGIDKGSHSNSRIGKSSWLVIEADEYDRTFLALEPAMGIVTSIDSDHLDIYRDLQDIRDAFLQYCNAIPFWGKVILCLDDPNIRQILPDVTAPHATYGFHTDADFRINQYTFHHGQSQFTLKHREKEYGPFSMPVPGRHFAQNAAAVASLALWAGLRVPDIQGGLAAYQGVERRFDLKGMIRGVPFIDDYAHHPEEIRQTLKAVREQWPDRQILAIFQPHLFSRTRDFAGDFGRALSESDKVVVTGIYPAREKAIPGISGRLISNNVRKPVKYIEDIRNLNSEIQEILEPDMVVIAMGAGNITTYFEKLVKYLDKKIHEF, encoded by the coding sequence TTGAAAACACTTTTCGGACATATTGAGCGAATTCACATCATCGGGATCGGTGGTATCGGCATGAGCAGTATTGCTGAATTCCTTGTCTCACGGGGATTTAAAATCAGCGGATCCGATACCAATGCATCACCTATCACAGCCCGGTTGAAAGACAAGGGCATTGATGTATATACAGGACATTCGGCACAGAATATCCAAAATGCCCAACTGGTTGTCTACAGCAGTGCCGTCCCTAAAGACAATCCGGAAATCGAAGAGGCAAAAAAACGCCATCTGCCGGTTATTAAAAGACCTGCCCTGCTCCGGGAAATTCTAAAGCTGAACCATCTTTCCGTCGGTGTAGCAGGAACCCACGGAAAAACCAGTACATCCTCTATGTTGGTCTCAGTGTTAACCCGGGCAGGCCTTGATCCGACGGCTATCATTGGTGGCATCGATAAAGGCAGCCATTCGAATTCCCGTATTGGTAAGAGTTCATGGCTTGTGATTGAAGCGGATGAATATGACCGTACATTTCTGGCCCTTGAACCGGCCATGGGTATCGTCACATCCATAGATTCGGATCATCTTGATATCTACCGGGACCTGCAGGATATCCGTGATGCATTTCTGCAATACTGCAACGCTATTCCTTTTTGGGGAAAGGTTATATTGTGTCTGGATGATCCCAATATCCGGCAAATACTCCCTGATGTAACGGCCCCACACGCTACGTACGGATTCCACACGGATGCCGATTTCAGAATAAATCAATACACTTTCCATCATGGACAATCCCAATTTACCCTGAAACACAGAGAAAAAGAATACGGCCCTTTTTCGATGCCTGTCCCCGGCAGACATTTTGCGCAAAATGCAGCAGCCGTTGCATCTCTGGCTTTATGGGCAGGTTTGAGGGTGCCGGATATCCAGGGGGGATTGGCCGCGTATCAGGGTGTGGAACGCCGTTTTGATTTGAAGGGAATGATTCGCGGTGTACCCTTTATCGATGATTATGCCCACCATCCGGAAGAAATCAGACAAACACTGAAAGCAGTCCGGGAGCAATGGCCTGACCGGCAAATACTTGCCATCTTTCAGCCCCATTTATTTTCACGAACCCGGGATTTTGCCGGGGATTTCGGAAGGGCTTTGTCGGAAAGTGATAAAGTGGTTGTCACCGGCATTTATCCGGCACGGGAAAAAGCCATCCCGGGAATCAGTGGCCGGCTGATAAGCAACAATGTCCGTAAACCGGTGAAATATATTGAGGATATCAGAAACCTTAACAGCGAGATACAAGAGATCCTTGAACCGGATATGGTGGTAATTGCCATGGGAGCGGGGAATATTACAACCTATTTTGAAAAACTGGTAAAATACCTGGATAAAAAAATTCATGAGTTCTGA
- a CDS encoding FtsQ-type POTRA domain-containing protein encodes MSSDKQKKTEIPYIMTFIVMILLVSVSILYARYQNIFSLNKIIVSGNYELTEKEVIYITGLTLGENLLSIPVLEITERLEQEPYIRQAMVYKRLPDCLVIQVRERIPILLMTMEEQYSVDNQGILLPAPRSNRDIPVLTGIPSLIVTEFGSTVLHPQIRQGIGIMSLIRKKYPEINILVQELHWDEKDHCWILKPGKGRTRIYMGNTDLKRKIKILEAFIEQRELTPSRIQQLAKIDLRYDKQVIVKPKR; translated from the coding sequence ATGAGTTCTGACAAACAGAAAAAAACGGAAATCCCGTATATCATGACCTTTATTGTCATGATTCTCCTGGTATCAGTCTCTATTCTCTATGCCCGGTATCAGAATATATTCAGTCTGAACAAGATTATTGTTTCAGGTAATTATGAATTGACGGAAAAGGAGGTTATTTATATTACAGGATTGACTCTGGGTGAAAATCTTTTATCCATTCCGGTACTTGAGATCACAGAACGTCTGGAACAGGAGCCGTATATCCGGCAGGCCATGGTCTACAAGCGGCTTCCTGATTGTCTGGTCATTCAGGTCCGGGAACGGATACCCATATTACTGATGACCATGGAGGAGCAATATTCAGTTGACAATCAGGGGATTCTTCTTCCGGCACCGCGAAGCAACCGGGATATCCCCGTTCTGACAGGCATCCCCTCCCTTATTGTCACTGAATTCGGGAGTACAGTGTTGCATCCCCAGATTCGTCAGGGTATTGGAATCATGAGCCTGATCCGGAAAAAATACCCGGAAATCAACATCCTTGTGCAAGAACTCCACTGGGACGAAAAGGATCACTGCTGGATTTTAAAGCCGGGAAAAGGACGGACCCGGATCTACATGGGAAATACCGATTTAAAGAGGAAGATCAAAATACTGGAAGCTTTTATAGAACAACGTGAACTAACGCCCTCGCGAATTCAACAACTGGCTAAAATTGATCTCCGGTACGATAAACAGGTAATTGTAAAACCAAAAAGGTGA
- the ftsA gene encoding cell division protein FtsA, giving the protein MSHPIITTGLDIGTTKICAMIGQYDPEEKKYQILGMGQSLSHGLKRGVVIDIEETKQSIIKALAEAEKHSGITISSVSIGIAGDHIRSLDSTSTVAISHKNNGPDTSSPVDQSDISRALDSVKNINLGVDREIIHIIPQEYIVDDQMGVKNPIQMSGSRLTVNAHIVTAAINNVKNLVRSVQSTGLNVENIVLEPLASSRAILSEDQKELGVALVDIGGGTTDITVFKNSFVKHTGVIGYGGSIVTKDIASIIQTSFQEAERIKKSHAWASSELAEKSGIEELTVASLSDNREIRLNSLQLSQYVEARVEEILFMVREKICQFTDIKSLHAGIVFTGGGARLKGLCQVSEKIFHVPAQIGYPIRMPGLENTEYGPEYSTVIGLMHWNDKNKKDLIPTGKDSDSTVWGKLKKLFSDIAKNLF; this is encoded by the coding sequence ATGTCTCATCCCATTATAACGACAGGACTTGATATCGGAACAACCAAAATTTGTGCGATGATTGGTCAGTATGATCCGGAGGAAAAGAAATATCAGATCCTTGGCATGGGACAATCTTTGTCTCATGGACTCAAACGGGGTGTAGTCATTGATATTGAAGAAACCAAGCAATCCATTATAAAAGCCCTTGCGGAAGCAGAGAAACACTCGGGAATTACCATTTCTTCCGTCTCAATTGGTATTGCCGGAGATCATATACGCAGTCTGGATTCCACATCCACCGTGGCCATCAGCCATAAAAACAACGGTCCGGACACATCCTCCCCGGTGGATCAGAGCGATATCAGCAGGGCACTGGACTCGGTTAAAAACATAAATCTGGGTGTAGACCGGGAGATTATCCATATAATCCCCCAGGAATACATTGTCGATGATCAGATGGGAGTCAAAAACCCTATTCAGATGTCCGGTTCACGTCTGACGGTGAATGCCCATATCGTCACGGCAGCCATCAATAATGTAAAAAACCTGGTCCGGAGCGTACAGTCCACAGGTCTGAATGTGGAAAACATTGTGCTGGAGCCCCTTGCTTCATCCCGGGCCATTTTGTCGGAGGATCAGAAAGAACTTGGGGTAGCTCTTGTGGATATTGGCGGCGGGACAACAGATATAACCGTTTTTAAAAACAGTTTTGTAAAACACACCGGTGTCATCGGCTATGGGGGTTCCATCGTCACCAAGGATATTGCATCCATCATTCAGACCTCTTTCCAGGAGGCGGAACGCATTAAAAAATCCCATGCCTGGGCATCATCAGAATTGGCAGAAAAGTCCGGGATAGAAGAACTGACCGTTGCATCTCTCAGTGACAACCGGGAGATACGACTCAATTCTCTTCAACTGTCCCAATATGTGGAAGCACGCGTTGAAGAAATTCTTTTCATGGTCCGGGAGAAAATCTGTCAGTTTACTGACATCAAATCCCTTCATGCGGGTATTGTTTTTACCGGTGGCGGAGCCAGGTTGAAAGGACTGTGTCAGGTCAGTGAGAAAATATTCCATGTACCGGCCCAAATCGGCTATCCCATCCGTATGCCGGGACTGGAAAACACGGAATACGGACCGGAATATTCAACTGTCATCGGCCTGATGCACTGGAACGACAAAAACAAAAAAGATTTAATTCCGACAGGTAAGGACAGTGATTCTACCGTGTGGGGAAAACTCAAGAAATTATTTTCTGATATTGCAAAAAACCTATTTTAA
- the ftsZ gene encoding cell division protein FtsZ, with translation MLITYDESLDQSAKIKVVGVGGAGGNAINRMIRNHMKGVEFIAVNTDAQALNSNLADIKLQIGREYTRGLGAGAVSDTGQKAAEESKEMLAKVLEGADLVFITAGMGGGTGTGAAPVIAEISRDLGALTVGIVTKPFLFEGPSRMKRADEGIMELKKYVDTLIVIKNQKLLEIVNTDTVIDEALYTADSILNQATSGISDLITQTGIINLDFADIKTIMQNMGNAVVGTAEASGPSRAVMAASMAISSPLLDNVSIKGAKGILINFTGGPDMKLSEIHEASEIIHQEAGEESDANIIFGMIVDENLSDIIRVTVIATGFDKETAFQKTENSPAEPPKSFIRPVTPQNMQTDIMNKEETDKKETKKETETHSTEKVQAELFANFGSGDLDDLDTPAWIRRQKYSSN, from the coding sequence ATGCTGATAACATACGATGAAAGTCTCGATCAGAGTGCAAAGATTAAAGTTGTCGGTGTTGGCGGTGCCGGAGGAAATGCCATCAACCGGATGATCAGGAATCACATGAAAGGTGTGGAATTCATTGCCGTGAACACAGATGCCCAGGCATTGAACAGTAATCTGGCAGACATTAAGCTGCAGATCGGTCGTGAATACACACGCGGACTTGGAGCCGGAGCGGTTTCGGACACAGGTCAAAAAGCAGCAGAAGAAAGCAAGGAGATGCTTGCAAAAGTCCTGGAAGGCGCTGATCTGGTGTTCATTACAGCCGGTATGGGCGGCGGGACCGGGACAGGTGCCGCGCCTGTGATTGCCGAAATATCCCGGGATCTGGGGGCCCTGACGGTGGGAATCGTCACAAAGCCCTTCCTTTTTGAAGGTCCTTCCCGCATGAAACGGGCAGATGAAGGCATCATGGAATTGAAAAAATATGTGGACACACTGATTGTTATTAAAAACCAAAAACTTCTGGAAATCGTAAACACCGATACGGTTATCGACGAAGCGCTGTACACGGCTGATTCCATACTGAACCAGGCTACCAGCGGGATTTCCGATTTAATCACCCAAACCGGGATCATCAACCTGGATTTTGCCGATATAAAAACCATTATGCAAAACATGGGGAATGCTGTCGTTGGCACTGCAGAAGCCAGCGGCCCGTCCAGAGCTGTTATGGCAGCATCCATGGCCATATCCAGTCCTCTTTTGGATAATGTTAGCATCAAAGGGGCTAAAGGCATTCTGATTAACTTCACCGGCGGCCCCGATATGAAACTCTCCGAAATTCATGAAGCCTCGGAAATCATCCACCAGGAAGCAGGGGAGGAATCCGATGCAAATATCATTTTTGGTATGATTGTAGACGAAAATCTTTCAGATATTATCCGCGTAACCGTCATTGCCACCGGATTCGACAAGGAAACAGCCTTTCAAAAGACAGAAAATTCCCCGGCTGAACCACCTAAATCCTTTATCCGACCTGTCACTCCGCAAAATATGCAGACCGATATCATGAATAAAGAAGAAACAGATAAAAAGGAAACAAAAAAAGAAACAGAAACCCATTCCACGGAAAAAGTCCAGGCAGAATTATTTGCCAATTTCGGATCCGGTGACCTCGATGATCTGGATACACCCGCCTGGATCAGAAGGCAAAAATATTCATCCAACTAG
- a CDS encoding 50S ribosomal protein L28 — protein sequence MSKVCDICGKGPVYGNNVSHSHNKTRRRWEPNLQKVRVNMNGTVKRLKVCTTCLKSNRVTKAI from the coding sequence ATGTCCAAAGTATGTGATATCTGTGGTAAAGGACCGGTTTACGGGAACAACGTAAGTCATTCCCATAATAAAACACGTCGTCGTTGGGAACCCAATCTTCAGAAGGTTCGGGTTAATATGAATGGAACGGTAAAACGTTTAAAAGTGTGCACTACCTGTTTAAAATCAAACCGGGTAACAAAAGCAATCTGA
- a CDS encoding DUF58 domain-containing protein, whose amino-acid sequence MLSSEILRKVRQIEIQTRRVVNEVFAGEYKSVFRGQGMEFSEVREYQIGDDIRRIDWNVTARYSHPYVRIMNEERELTVYFAVDISSSTQFGTAEQFKSELAAEVCSVLSFSAIRNGDKVGMISFNDRIEKYIPPRKGKSNAMRVVREILFGEHRAGKTDINGSLQYLFRVARKKSVIFVVSDFYDLDFNQSLKPLANKHDVILLHVVDPIDRALPDLGLITFMDPESGEELIVDTGDKNIREQYTLDFAERSRQLDKMAKNAKADLITLHTDQSYLEPLANFFRMRGKLFH is encoded by the coding sequence ATGCTGTCCTCAGAAATACTCAGGAAAGTCAGACAAATTGAAATTCAGACCCGGCGTGTTGTTAATGAGGTCTTTGCCGGGGAGTATAAGTCTGTTTTTCGTGGCCAGGGGATGGAATTCTCCGAGGTCCGTGAATATCAGATCGGTGACGATATTCGCCGGATAGACTGGAATGTGACGGCCCGTTATTCACATCCTTATGTAAGGATTATGAATGAAGAACGTGAGTTGACGGTCTATTTTGCTGTCGATATTTCTTCATCCACCCAGTTTGGAACAGCAGAACAATTTAAAAGTGAACTGGCTGCTGAAGTATGCAGCGTGCTCTCTTTTTCTGCCATACGGAATGGTGATAAAGTGGGCATGATCAGTTTTAACGACCGGATTGAAAAGTACATTCCCCCCCGGAAAGGGAAATCCAACGCCATGCGGGTTGTCCGGGAAATTCTGTTTGGGGAACACCGGGCGGGTAAAACGGATATTAACGGTTCACTCCAGTACCTTTTCAGAGTTGCCCGGAAAAAAAGCGTTATTTTTGTAGTCAGTGATTTTTACGACCTGGACTTCAACCAGTCACTGAAACCCCTGGCCAATAAACACGACGTCATTCTCCTGCATGTGGTTGACCCGATTGACAGGGCATTGCCTGATCTGGGGCTCATCACATTTATGGATCCTGAAAGCGGGGAAGAGTTGATTGTCGATACGGGGGACAAAAATATCCGTGAACAGTATACCCTGGACTTTGCGGAACGCTCCCGGCAGCTGGATAAAATGGCTAAAAACGCAAAAGCCGATCTTATTACACTCCACACCGATCAGTCTTATTTGGAGCCTTTAGCAAATTTTTTCAGAATGAGAGGGAAGTTATTTCATTGA
- a CDS encoding MoxR family ATPase, with product MMDFNIQLLNKQIQKESAFIEDILTELQKVIVGQDMMIRRLLTGLLADGHILLEGVPGLAKTLTVNSLARSINTLFHRIQFTPDLLPADLIGTLIYNQKSSAFEVKKGPIFANIILADEINRSPAKVQSALLEAMQERQVTIGDNTYKLDEPFLVLATQNPIEQEGTYPLPEAQVDRFMLKIRVTYPSKEEEMKILSLMTGNQLPKIVKAVVTPEQIMKAKEVVRGIYVDEKIHKYVTDLVFATRYPEEYGLDNLKPLIDFGASPRASINLVNAAKANAFLDHRGYVTPEDIRELGADVLRHRIIPSFEAEAEEITVEDMIRNIFEVIPVP from the coding sequence ATGATGGATTTCAATATTCAGTTGCTGAACAAACAAATTCAGAAAGAAAGTGCGTTTATTGAAGATATCCTGACGGAATTACAGAAGGTGATTGTCGGTCAGGATATGATGATCCGCCGTTTGTTGACGGGTTTACTCGCTGATGGACATATCCTTCTGGAAGGAGTCCCCGGTCTGGCCAAAACCCTTACGGTAAATTCCCTTGCCCGGAGCATCAATACCCTCTTTCACCGGATACAATTTACGCCGGATCTTCTGCCGGCCGATTTGATCGGGACCTTGATTTACAATCAGAAATCATCTGCATTTGAGGTGAAAAAAGGACCGATATTTGCAAATATTATTCTGGCCGATGAAATCAACCGTTCCCCTGCCAAAGTCCAGTCTGCCCTTCTGGAAGCCATGCAGGAAAGACAGGTTACCATTGGCGACAACACATACAAGCTGGATGAACCCTTTCTGGTTCTGGCAACACAGAATCCTATTGAACAGGAAGGGACCTATCCGCTTCCTGAAGCTCAGGTAGACCGGTTCATGCTGAAAATCCGGGTGACTTATCCTTCAAAAGAAGAGGAGATGAAAATTCTGAGTCTGATGACCGGCAATCAATTGCCGAAGATTGTAAAGGCTGTTGTCACTCCCGAACAAATTATGAAAGCCAAAGAAGTAGTCCGGGGAATTTATGTGGATGAAAAGATTCACAAGTATGTAACGGATCTTGTATTCGCCACCCGTTACCCGGAAGAGTACGGCCTGGATAATTTAAAACCTCTCATTGATTTCGGTGCTTCACCCCGGGCATCCATTAATCTGGTGAATGCGGCCAAAGCCAATGCATTCCTGGATCACCGGGGATACGTTACACCGGAGGATATCCGTGAACTGGGTGCCGATGTTTTACGTCACCGGATAATCCCCTCATTCGAGGCGGAAGCGGAAGAAATAACCGTGGAAGACATGATTCGTAATATTTTCGAAGTGATTCCCGTCCCCTGA